The following coding sequences are from one Capsicum annuum cultivar UCD-10X-F1 chromosome 3, UCD10Xv1.1, whole genome shotgun sequence window:
- the LOC107866074 gene encoding lysine-specific demethylase JMJ706 produces MAETGDCLSCEKRVPGKYKHTDVLNAVQKVTKTKSGREVKKPRRHDTSHGKRKVSQKRKARRLSMDEFDWIDAMKECPVYRPSKEEFEDALVYVQKIAPEASKYGICKIVSPVGSSVPAGVVLMKEQKHFKFTTKLQPLRLAEWNNSDKITFYMRGRNYTIRDFEIMANKETARRYCISGCLPPAYVEKEFWKEMALAKKGMVEYGINIDGSAFSSTFADPLGSSKWNLKILPRLPRSTLRLLVNEIPGVTEPMLYIGMLFSMFAWHVEDHYLYSINYQHCGAAKTWYGVPGHEALQFENFIRDHVYNEEILSENGINGVFNILQERTTMVSPKILLQYGVPVYKAVQMPGEFVVTFPRAYHSGFSHGFNCGEAVNFAIAEWFSFGAAASERYALLGKMPIISYEELLCAEAMLLPKSLAHKPYCTADSIDVRCVMTSFSCLLRSYHRARWCLEKLKTSLRTCSKPQGSFTCILCKRLCYVAYLECKCYAGPICLFHDFETFNCQCGSSCCLFVTEDISKMEAVAQMFEAEEGIHCEVEQKMKSQPYLRMQTLFPRIQGKYRPYCETMSSGTQNVDTGIKMSMIRSSSVQGKQMRDKKQNANQWSLTTKEHLPGARYACQPQENDTMEKKAQRHSSSTVEGDSK; encoded by the exons ATG GCTGAAACGGGGGATTGTTTATCTTGTGAAAAAAGAGTGCCAGGAAAATATAAGCATACAGATGTTTTGAATGCTGTTCAGAAAGTAACAAAAACAAAATCTGGAAGAGAAGTGAAGAAACCTCGTCGTCATGACACTTCTCATGGAAAGAGAAAAGTTTCTCAAAAAAGAAAAGCCCGTCGGCTTAGTATGGATGAATTTGATTGGATCGATGCGATGAAAGAATGCCCAGTATATCGTCCGTCGAAGGAAGAGTTTGAGGATGCCTTGGTTTATGTGCAGAAAATTGCTCCTGAAGCATCAAAATATG GCATTTGTAAGATTGTCTCTCCTGTGGGATCTTCTGTTCCAGCTGGAGTAGTGTTGATGAAAGAGCAAAAACATTTTAAGTTTACCACTAAGCTGCAACCTCTTCGACTTGCTGAATGGAATAACAGCGATAAGATCACCTTCTACATGAGGGGAAG AAATTATACTATTCGCGATTTTGAGATAATGGCGAACAAGGAAACAGCTCGAAGATACTGCATATCTGGATGTCTTCCTCCTGCATATGTGGAAAAAGAATTCTGGAAAGAAATGGCACTTGCAAAGAAAGGAATGGTTGAATATGGAATTAATATAGATGGTAGTGCCTTCTCAAGCACTTTCGCTGATCCTCTTGGAAGTAGCAAATGGAATTTAAAG ATACTTCCTCGGCTGCCAAGATCCACATTGCGCTTGCTTGTTAATGAAATCCCG GGGGTAACAGAACCCATGCTGTACATTGGAATGCTATTTAGTATGTTCGCTTGGCATGTAGAGGATCACTATCTCTATAG CATTAACTATCAACACTGTGGAGCAGCCAAAACTTGGTATGGAGTTCCTGGTCATGAAGCTCTTCAGTTTGAGAATTTTATTCGGGATCATGTTTACAATGAGGAAATCTTGTCAGAAAATGGGATCAATGGCGTCTTTAATATTCTTCAAGAGAGAACAACGATGGTTTCTCCAAAGATTCTGCTGCAATATGGTGTCCCAGTTTACAAGGCCGTGCAAATGCCAGGAGAGTTTGTTGTTACCTTCCCTAGAGCATACCATTCAGGATTTAGTCATG GCTTTAACTGTGGTGAGGCCGTGAATTTTGCAATTGCTGAATGGTTTTCATTTGGAGCTGCAGCTAGTGAACGTTATGCTCTTCTCGGCAAGATGCCAATTATTTCTTATGAAGAGCTCCTCTGTGCAGAAGCAATGCTTCTCCCAAAGTCTTTAGCTCACAAACCTTATTGCACAGCAGATTCAATCGATGTTCGTTGTGTAATGACTTCATTTTCATGCCTATTGAGATCATACCACCGTGCCCGCTGGTGCTTGGAGAAGTTGAAAACTTCTCTTAGAACGTGCTCAAAACCTCAAGGGTCATTTACCTGCATCCTCTGCAAACGACTCTGTTATGTGGCATACCTTGAGTGCAAATGTTACGCTGGTCCCATATGCCTTTTTCATG ATTTTGAAACTTTTAACTGTCAATGTGGAAGTAGCTGCTGCCTATTTGTTACTGAGGACATCTCAAAAATGGAAGCTGTTGCACAGATGTTTGAGGCCGAGGAAGGAATACATTGTGAGGTTGAGCAGAAAATGAAGTCTCAGCCTTACTTGCGGATGCAAACCTTATTTCCGCGCATACAAGGAAAATATCGTCCGTATTGTGAGACAATGTCAAGTGGTACTCAAAATGTAGACACTGGTATAAAGATGTCCATGATCAGAAGCTCATCTGTCCAAGGCAAGCAAATGAGGGATAAGAAGCAAAACG CGAATCAATGGAGCTTGACAACGAAGGAACATCTCCCAGGAGCGCGCTATGCTTGTCAACCGCAAGAAAATGACACCATGGAAAAAAAGGCTCAAAGACATAGCTCTAGTACTGTTGAGGGTGACTCCAAATGA
- the LOC107862928 gene encoding probable calcium-binding protein CML18 encodes MSGEAQTKLDDDQIAELREIFRSFDRNNDGSLTQLELGSLLRSLGLKPSDDQLEDLIQKADRNSNGLIEFSEFVELVAPELIQAKCPYSEEQLKKIFQMFDRDGNGLITAAELAHSMAKLGHALTQEELTGMIKEADRDGDGCISFEEFAQAMTSAAFDNSWA; translated from the coding sequence ATGAGCGGAGAAGCACAGACGAAGCTTGACGATGATCAAATAGCGGAGCTACGTGAGATATTCCGGTCATTTGATCGGAACAACGACGGAAGTTTAACGCAGCTTGAACTGGGATCATTGCTCCGATCATTAGGATTAAAACCGAGTGACGATCAATTGGAGGATTTGATTCAGAAAGCAGATAGGAATAGCAATGGATTGATAGAGTTTTCGGAGTTTGTTGAGTTAGTGGCACCGGAGCTTATACAGGCGAAATGTCCGTATTCGGAGGAACAGTTGAAGAAGATTTTTCAGATGTTTGATAGGGATGGCAATGGATTGATTACGGCGGCGGAGTTGGCGCATTCGATGGCTAAATTAGGTCATGCACTTACCCAAGAGGAGTTAACAGGGATGATTAAGGAAGCTGATAGGGATGGTGATGGTTGTATTAGCTTTGAGGAGTTTGCTCAGGCGATGACTTCTGCTGCGTTTGATAATTCGTGGGCATGA
- the LOC107862926 gene encoding binding partner of ACD11 1: MSARTVKVSNVSLGALEQDIKEFFSFSGDIEYVEMMSENERSQTAYVTFKDPQGAETAVLLSGATIIDQSVTIALEPDYELPPSAPLPIKATESANSAVGGSAIQKAEDVVSSMLAKGFILGKDAVNKAKAFDEKHQFTSTASAKVASLDQKIGLSEKLNLGATIVNDKVKEMDQKFQVTEKTKSAFAAAEQTVSTAGSAIMKNRYILTGASWVTGAFNKVTKAAGEVGQKTKEKMAEEEHAKNSAEGYVPIHAFTESPKASKTEEPTKPSSPKGLIL, translated from the exons ATGTCG GCTAGAACAGTGAAAGTGAGCAATGTCTCTCTGGGTGCGTTGGAGCAAGATATCAAGGAGTTTTTCTCATTCTCTGGGGATATTGAATATGTTGAAATGATGAG TGAGAATGAGCGATCTCAAACTGCATATGTCACATTCAAGGATCCCCAGGGTGCAGAAACTGCAGTTCTTCTTTCT GGAGCAACAATTATTGATCAGTCTGTTACAATAGCCCTCGAACCTGACTACGAGCTGCCTCCTTCAGCTCCACTGCCAATCAAG GCAACCGAGAGTGCTAATTCGGCTGTTGGTGGATCTGCCATTCAAAAGGCAGAAGATGTTGTGAGCAGCATGTTGGCAAAGGGCTTCATCTTGGGCAAGGATGCAGTTAACAAAGCCAAGGCATTTGATGAGAAACACCAGTTCACATCTACTGCCTCAGCAAAAGTTGCTTCTTTAGACCAAAAAATTGGCCTTAGTGAGAAACTTAATTTGGGAGCAACAATTGTGAATGACAAAGTGAAAGAAATGGACCAGAAGTTCCAAGTTACTGAAAAGACAAAATCAGCTTTTGCAGCTGCCGAGCAGACAGTTAGCACTGCTGGATCTGCCATCATGAAGAACAGATATATTTTGACTGGGGCATCTTGGGTTACTGGTGCTTTCAATAAGGTCACCAAGGCTGCTGGGGAAGTTGGCCAGAAAACGAAGGAAAAGATGGCAGAAGAAGAACATGCAAAAAACTCAGCTGAAGGTTATGTGCCTATACATGCTTTTACAGAGTCCCCAAAAGCCTCCAAGACTGAGGAACCTACCAAGCCATCTTCACCTAAGGGCTTAATCCTCTAG